The segment GTTCAACCAGTGGCACGCCGAAAGCGGACGGCCGCTGTGCCAGCTGTCGGTGATGCTGGCGCATACCGTCAACCATTGACCTTGCTGCCGGCACATCCCCTGTAGGAGCGGCCTTGTGTCGCGATGGGCTGCGCAGCAGCCCCGGCAATTTTGCATGAGTCCGAGATCTTGGGGCCGCTGCGCGCCCCATCGCGGCACAAGGCCGCTCCTACAGGGATCGCATCAGCGGCTCATTCGCCGGCCAGGCGCCGTTCCAGCTGGAACTTCCAGCGCACATACAGCAACCCGCTGACGAACAACCCCAGGCTCACTAGCACCTCCACCCAGCCAAACACCGCCCGCGCCGGGTCGAACGCGGCCAGCACGCCCTTGATGAAGTAGATGTTCACCACGAAGCAGGTCCAGGCATGCGCCCGGGCGCTGCCCAGCAGCATGCCCGGCAGCAGTAGCAATAGTGGCACCAGCTCGACCGCGAGAATCACCTCGACCCGTGCCCCGTGCAGGTTGGCGAACCACAGGTTGTTGACCACCAGCAAGGCGATCAACCCGAAGAAGCAAGCCAGGCTCAGGCTGCGGGTGATGCGCACCCGTGGCGCCAGCCAGTCGAGCGGCGGCAGTACCTTGGGCTTCTTAGCCACGCTGGCCCCCCAGGGCCTTGGCGGTATTCGCCAGGCGTTGGCCAAGGGCGCGGCACAGGGTGATTTCGTGTTGGTCCAGCTCGCGCTTGCCATCGGCACCGGCATGGTGGCTGGCGCCATACGGGGTGCCGCCGCCAGTGGTTTCGAGCAGCGCCGATTCGCTGTAGGGCAGGCCGGTGACCAGCATGCCGTGGTGCATCAGCGGCAGTAGCATCGACAGCAGGGTGGTTTCCTGGCCGCCGTGCAGGCTGGCGGTGGAAGTGAATACCGCCGCCGGCTTGCCCACCAGCTCACCACCCAGCCACAGGCTGCTGGTGCCGTCGAGGAAGTACTTCAGCGGTGCGGCCATGTTGCCGAAGCGGGTCGGGCTGCCCATGGCCAGCCCCGAGCAGTGGCGCAAGTCGTCGAGGGTGGCGTACAGCGCGCCGCTGGCCGGAATGTCCGGGGCCACCGCTTCGCACTCGGTAGAGATCGCCGGCACGGTGCGCAGGCGCGCTTCCAGCCCGGCCATTTCGATGCCGCGGGCGATGTGCCGGGCCATCTCGCTGGTGGAACCGTGGCGGCTGTAGTACAGCACCAGGATGTAGGGCTCGCTCACGGCAGGATCTCCAGCACTTTTTCCGGTGGGCGGCCGACCACGGCCCTGTCGCCTGCTACCAGAATGGGCCGTTCGATCAGTTTCGGGTTTTGCACCATCGCTTCGATCAGCTGGGTGTCGGTAAGCGCCGGGTCGGCCAGGTTCAGGGCCTTGTATTCGTCTTCGCCGCTGCGCAGCAACTGGCGTGCGCCGATGCCCAGCTTGCCGAGCAGTTGCTTGAGGGTGGCAGCGTCGGGCGGGGTTTCCAGGTAGCGCACCACGTTGGGGGTGAGGCCACGTGCTTCGAGCAGTTCCAGGGCACCGCGGGATTTGGAGCAGCGCGGGTTATGATACAGGGTCAGTTCGGTCATGGCGGGTCGCATCCAGCTGGGTGTGGCGGCTATTCTAACCGCAGCGACCGACTTCAATGTTTGAAAACTTCGAGAAGGATTGACCCATGGCAAGGCGTTTGGCGGCTGCACTGGCCATTACCGCAGGGCTGCTGCTCGGCGGCTGCGGTGCAGACTACGGCGTGGACCAGCACGGCAACGCGGTGAAGGCCGAGCAGATCGACGGGCACTGGCTGGTGCTCAACTACTGGGCCGAATGGTGTGGCCCGTGCCGCACGGAAATCCCTGAGCTCAATGCGGCCGCCAAGCAGTGGCAGGCCCAGGGCATCAAGGTGGTGGGGGTGAACTACGACGGCCTGCAAGGTGCAGATCTCAAAGCCGCGGTCGACACTTTGGGCATCGCCTTCACCGTCCTCGCTCAGGACCCCTCCGAGCGCTACAAGCTGCCACGCAGCGAAGCGCTGCCGGTGACCTACATCATCGATGACAAGGGCAAGGTGCGTGAGCAGTTGCTGGGCGAGCAGACCCTCGAAGGGCTGCAAGCGAAAATCAAGGCGCTCAAGGGCGGCGCCTGATAATAGCCACACGCTCCCTGTAGGAGCCGGCTTGCCGGCGATAGGGCCCTTGGCGCCAGCACAAGGCCCTGAGCCTTGCGCATTACAGGCCCGGCCTCATCGCCGGCAAAGGGCCTCAGCCTTCCTCAGGCCAGAAGCGCAGCGGCTTGCCTTCGGCCGGCCAGAAGCGGATCTGCTCTACCGGCGACACATCCCAACGTTGCACGGTCTCCAGCGCCTGCAAGAAGCGTTTTTCCTGCTCCATCAGCGCTGGCGCGCACAGCTTGCGGGTCTTGCCGACCTTGCCGAAGCTCAGCTGGTCACCGTCCAGCGTGTACGGTGCAAACCAGTGGTTGCAGCCGGCATTGCCGTAGGCGCGGCCGTCGTTGGCCAGGGTCAGGGTGAGGTGGCTGTAGTCGATCAACGGGCGTTCACCGATCCACTCCAGCACATAGCTTTGCTCCTGCTGCAGCGGCGAAGGCTGCGAGGCGCAGCCAGCCAGGGTGCAGGCGAGGAGCGCGGCAGTCAGCTGCTGTTTCACTCAACCACGCTCCTGGCAGTTCGGGCACAGGTGCGCAGTGCCTTGGCTGGCCCAGCCCAGCTCGGCGATGCGCGCGGTGGCGGCCGGGGCGTGGCCCTTCTTGCCCAGCTTGGCGTCGGCGGCGAACTCGAAGTCCAGCACTGCGTCACAGCCGTCGCACTTGACCTGCCACTCGAGGATTTCCAGTTCGTTGAATACCGGGCCCTGGGCCACGGCTACCCACTGGCCGCGCGGGTTGATCAGGTGGCGCACGGTGTCCACGGTCAGGCGCATCGACAGGCTCTTGCTGCCCTTGAGCGAGACCAACAGGGCGTCGCCCTTCTGGATCGAGCCGCCGTTGCCGGTCACCTGGTAACGGCCCGGCACCAGCGCACGGCATTCGATCAGGGTGTGTTGCGGGTTGAAAAGGGTGTAGCGGAAATCGTGCTCGACCATGGGTCCTCCAGAAATGCCGCGTATCCTAGCATCAACTTGTGACCAGATTCTGCGCATTACCTGCCGCCCAGCGGGTGATGTTGCACAGGGTGGTGGCGGCGATCGCATCCAGCGCCTCGCGGGTGAGAAACGCCTGGTGAGCGGTGATGATCACGTTGGGGAAGGTCAACAGGCGCGCCAGCACATCGTCCTGCAACGGCAGGTCGGAGCGGTCCTCGAAGAACAGCTGCGCTTCTTCCTCGTACACATCCAGCCCCAGATAGCCAAGCTGGCCGCTTTTCAAGGCATCGATCAGTGCCGGGGTGTCCACCAGCGCGCCGCGGCCGGTGTTGATCAGCATGGCGCCGGGCTGCAGCTGGGCCAGGCTGTTGGCGTTGATCAGGTGCCGGGTGTGCTCGGTCAGCGGGCAGTGCAGGCTGATGATGCGCGCCTGGCGCAGCAGTTCGGGCAGCTCCAGGTAGCGTGCCCCCAGGGCCAGCAGCTCGGGGTTGGGGTAGGGGTCGTAGGCCAGCAACTGGCAGCCGAAACCGGCCATGATGCGGGCAAAGGCAGCGCCGATCTGCCCGGTGCCGACCACCCCGACGGTCTTGCCGTGCAGGTCGAAACCGGTCAGCCCGTGCAGGGTGAAATCGCCCTCGCGGGTACGGTTGTAGGCGCGGTGCAGGCGCCGGTTGAGGGCCAGGATCAGCGCCACGGCATGTTCGGCGACGGCGTGGGGCGAGTAGGCCGGCACCCGCACCACGCTCAGCCCAAGGCGCCGGGCGGCAGCCAGGTCGACATGGTTGTAGCCGGCCGAGCGCAGGGCGATCAGGCGTGTGCCGCCTTCGGCCAGGCGTTGCAGCACCTGTGCGTCCAGTTCGTCGTTGATGAACGCGCAAACCACCTCAAAGCCCTGGGCCAGGGCGGCGGTGTCCTGGGTCAGGCGCGCTGGCTGGTAATGCAGGTCGAAATCAAGGCCTGTGGCGGCGCGCTCGAAGCTTTCCTGGTCGTAGTGCTGGCTGCTGAACAAGAGTGTGCGCATGGGGGCATTCCTTTGGTGGCAACGGCGGGAGTCTAGCCAAGTGGGCGCAGCGAGGTATTGACCTGTGGGTATGCCTCGGCTCCCCGGGGCGGGCGCGGTGCATCTGCGAGACCAGTTCTCTGCGCGAGAGCGCAGCCCAAAGGGCTGGGTGATCTTTTACAGGGGCATGCCCCTCACGCGCTCAAGCGCGCTTGTTCGGCCAGCCGGGTGATCGCCCGGTCCAGTTCGTCCAGCGCCTGCTGCGCCTGTGGGTTGTCCTGCTTCAGCAGGGTCTCGCTACGCTGGCAGGCGGCGCGCAGTTGCGGCACGCCGCAGTAGCGCGAAGCGCCGTTGAGGCGGTGTACCCGCTCGATCATCGCCTCGCGGTCCTCGGCCTCGCGGGCCAGGCGGATCGCCTCGCGGTCGCCGTCAAGCGATGCCAGCAGCATGGCCAGCATGTCCGCGGCCAGGTCCGGCTTGCCGGCGGCCAGGCGCAGGCCCTCTTCGGGGTCGAGCACTTTCAGCTCGCTGTCGGGTTGGCGCTCGGCGCTGCGTTCCTGCGAGGGCGCGCCCAGGCTCAGGCCGGTCCACTTCATCACCACCTGCGCCAACTGGCGCTCGCTGATCGGCTTGGTCAGGTAGTCGTCCATGCCGCTGTGCAGCAGGGCTCGTTTTTCGTTGGCCATGGCGTGGGCGGTCAGGGCCACGATCGGCAGCGCCGGGGCGCTGTGGCTGTTTTCCCACTGGCGGATCTGCTCGGTGCAGGCGCGCCCGTCCATGCCGGGCATCTGCACATCCATCAGCACCAGGTCGAACGGCTCGTCCTGTACGGCCTGCACCGCGGCGTAGCCGCTGTCCACCGCCAGCACCTCGGCGCCCATGTCCTCCAGCAGCGTCTGCACCAGCAGCAGGTTGGCCGGGTTGTCGTCGACGCACAGCACCTTGGGGGCCCGCTCGCCGTTGCCGCTGCGCGGCTCGGCCAGCGGGCGGCGCGGCTGCACCAGCTCCAGCAGCAGCCGGCGCAGCTTGCGCGAGCAGGTGGGCTTGGCCAGCAACTGGCCGTGGGCGTTGGGCAGGAAGGGGCTGTACAGCGGCTGTTCGGTGGTGGGGCACAGCACCACGCACTGGCAGCCCAGGCGCTCCAGCTGCTGGTGGTACTGGCCCAACTGCTCGGGCGACAGGCTGCCCAGGTGGGTGCCCAGCACGGCGAAATCGAACGGTTGCCCGGCCTGGCTGGCAGCGTGCACCGCCTGCAACAGCTGGTCGTAGGACGAGAACAGGCTCACTGTCAGGCCGCAGTCCTCCAATTGGTGCTCAAGCGCCTGGCGCGCCAGGTCATGGCCATCGACGATGGCCACCCGGCGGCCGAGCAGTGCCTGCAGCGGTTGCTCTTCGGCGTCGTCGTGGGCCCGCGGCAGGTTGAGGCTGATCCAGAACTGCGAACCTTCACCGGGGGTGCTGTCGACGCCGATCTCGCCGCCCATCTGCTCGATCAGGCGCTTGGAAATCACCAACCCCAGGCCGGTACCACCGGGCTGGCGCGACAGTGAATTGTCAGCCTGGCTGAA is part of the Pseudomonas fakonensis genome and harbors:
- the wrbA gene encoding NAD(P)H:quinone oxidoreductase, with translation MSEPYILVLYYSRHGSTSEMARHIARGIEMAGLEARLRTVPAISTECEAVAPDIPASGALYATLDDLRHCSGLAMGSPTRFGNMAAPLKYFLDGTSSLWLGGELVGKPAAVFTSTASLHGGQETTLLSMLLPLMHHGMLVTGLPYSESALLETTGGGTPYGASHHAGADGKRELDQHEITLCRALGQRLANTAKALGGQRG
- the arsC gene encoding arsenate reductase (glutaredoxin) (This arsenate reductase requires both glutathione and glutaredoxin to convert arsenate to arsenite, after which the efflux transporter formed by ArsA and ArsB can extrude the arsenite from the cell, providing resistance.), whose product is MTELTLYHNPRCSKSRGALELLEARGLTPNVVRYLETPPDAATLKQLLGKLGIGARQLLRSGEDEYKALNLADPALTDTQLIEAMVQNPKLIERPILVAGDRAVVGRPPEKVLEILP
- a CDS encoding META domain-containing protein, whose protein sequence is MKQQLTAALLACTLAGCASQPSPLQQEQSYVLEWIGERPLIDYSHLTLTLANDGRAYGNAGCNHWFAPYTLDGDQLSFGKVGKTRKLCAPALMEQEKRFLQALETVQRWDVSPVEQIRFWPAEGKPLRFWPEEG
- a CDS encoding TlpA disulfide reductase family protein, translated to MARRLAAALAITAGLLLGGCGADYGVDQHGNAVKAEQIDGHWLVLNYWAEWCGPCRTEIPELNAAAKQWQAQGIKVVGVNYDGLQGADLKAAVDTLGIAFTVLAQDPSERYKLPRSEALPVTYIIDDKGKVREQLLGEQTLEGLQAKIKALKGGA
- a CDS encoding 2-hydroxyacid dehydrogenase encodes the protein MRTLLFSSQHYDQESFERAATGLDFDLHYQPARLTQDTAALAQGFEVVCAFINDELDAQVLQRLAEGGTRLIALRSAGYNHVDLAAARRLGLSVVRVPAYSPHAVAEHAVALILALNRRLHRAYNRTREGDFTLHGLTGFDLHGKTVGVVGTGQIGAAFARIMAGFGCQLLAYDPYPNPELLALGARYLELPELLRQARIISLHCPLTEHTRHLINANSLAQLQPGAMLINTGRGALVDTPALIDALKSGQLGYLGLDVYEEEAQLFFEDRSDLPLQDDVLARLLTFPNVIITAHQAFLTREALDAIAATTLCNITRWAAGNAQNLVTS
- a CDS encoding DUF2069 domain-containing protein, which gives rise to MAKKPKVLPPLDWLAPRVRITRSLSLACFFGLIALLVVNNLWFANLHGARVEVILAVELVPLLLLLPGMLLGSARAHAWTCFVVNIYFIKGVLAAFDPARAVFGWVEVLVSLGLFVSGLLYVRWKFQLERRLAGE